A stretch of the uncultured Cohaesibacter sp. genome encodes the following:
- a CDS encoding nitrate- and nitrite sensing domain-containing protein: protein MALSLKNIPIAVRIALLSFVPLLALFAVAATELLAKRQQLLNAEAVAHVAKLAPAISGLVHELQKERGTSAGYIGSKGAKFSDVIGARRKDTDRAFRAFEEAIPAATGKLAFDGFKAPYNAARAELKKLAQVRKEVDTFSRSVPQMAGYYTPLIAKLLASVESIALVTDEGETLRSLVAYMAFLQAKERAGIERAMGAAGFGSGVFTEGVYRKFVGLGAMQTAYGAFFNRFAFDEEREALARLQAGPEQKEVDRLRAIAYNAPFGGDVSSVSGPDWFAASTKRIEGLKGVEDKIAASVVSHADIIVSELTQSFWVLSGLLGALLVVMVILSFVIARSITVPLMHLVDGMKHLAQNDTEIQINGGDRRDEIGHMARAIEVFRENAVARKRLELEAMAERDRELHRQNHLDQMVGKFRVVIDDTLKAVEGQTVSMKGTARTLTEVAQSATSDANAAEQASAGASNNVQTVATATDQMVVSVREISEQAVRANRMVNAATDLARSTNKDVASLSDAAERIGMVVGIIRDIADQTNLLALNATIEAARAGEMGKGFAVVASEVKELASQTSKATEEISAQITAVQTLTENAVNAIGNITSTVDDISGVTATIASAVEEQEASTQEIAGSIQKVSFDTQHAMSNAQEVASVIGETAKEAHSVELSSDELSVAAGQLAKEVERFLNEVRQDVKERRSSLRVKMSEVIAVQRSGRKVKAKIVDASDMGCKLDIDQILAPNEVIQLELATGKLVSARVIWQEGAFAGLEFSERVEDLSLLRAA from the coding sequence ATGGCCCTTTCTTTAAAGAATATTCCGATCGCTGTGCGGATTGCACTATTGTCTTTTGTGCCTTTGCTGGCGCTGTTTGCTGTTGCTGCGACCGAACTTCTGGCCAAACGGCAGCAATTGCTCAATGCTGAAGCGGTTGCGCATGTCGCAAAATTGGCGCCAGCGATATCAGGCCTTGTCCACGAGTTGCAGAAGGAACGCGGCACGTCGGCTGGTTATATCGGGTCCAAGGGCGCGAAATTCTCCGATGTAATCGGCGCGCGGCGCAAGGATACCGATCGTGCCTTTCGTGCCTTTGAAGAAGCCATTCCTGCAGCCACTGGCAAACTGGCTTTTGATGGCTTCAAAGCGCCCTATAACGCGGCGCGGGCTGAGCTGAAGAAGCTCGCTCAGGTGCGCAAGGAAGTGGATACCTTCTCTCGCAGCGTGCCACAGATGGCGGGTTACTATACGCCCCTGATCGCAAAGTTGCTTGCCTCGGTTGAAAGCATTGCTCTGGTGACGGATGAAGGTGAAACTCTTCGCTCGCTTGTTGCCTATATGGCTTTTCTGCAGGCCAAGGAGCGTGCCGGAATCGAGCGAGCCATGGGTGCGGCCGGGTTCGGGTCGGGCGTCTTCACAGAAGGCGTCTATCGCAAGTTTGTAGGACTGGGTGCGATGCAGACGGCGTATGGTGCCTTTTTCAATCGCTTTGCCTTTGATGAAGAGCGGGAAGCTCTGGCGCGTCTGCAAGCGGGGCCTGAACAAAAGGAGGTGGACCGGCTTCGGGCCATCGCCTACAACGCGCCCTTTGGTGGGGATGTCTCATCCGTGTCCGGACCCGACTGGTTCGCGGCGAGCACAAAGCGCATTGAGGGTCTCAAGGGCGTCGAGGACAAAATTGCCGCATCTGTCGTGTCCCATGCCGACATCATCGTATCTGAGCTGACCCAGAGCTTCTGGGTCTTGAGCGGATTGTTGGGCGCGCTCCTTGTTGTGATGGTCATTTTGTCTTTCGTGATTGCACGGTCAATTACGGTGCCTTTGATGCATTTGGTCGATGGCATGAAGCATTTGGCGCAAAATGATACGGAAATTCAGATCAATGGTGGCGACCGCAGAGATGAAATCGGCCATATGGCGCGGGCGATTGAGGTGTTTCGTGAAAATGCCGTTGCGCGCAAGCGTCTTGAGTTGGAGGCCATGGCAGAGCGTGATCGCGAATTGCACCGGCAGAATCATCTGGACCAGATGGTGGGCAAGTTCCGTGTTGTGATCGATGATACCCTGAAGGCTGTCGAGGGGCAGACCGTGTCCATGAAAGGCACGGCGAGAACGCTCACCGAGGTTGCTCAATCGGCAACGTCTGATGCAAATGCTGCCGAGCAGGCCTCTGCTGGCGCATCCAATAATGTCCAGACGGTTGCCACCGCTACGGATCAGATGGTTGTCTCCGTGCGCGAAATCTCCGAGCAGGCTGTGAGGGCCAACCGAATGGTCAATGCGGCAACGGATCTTGCCCGAAGCACCAACAAGGATGTGGCATCGTTGTCCGACGCTGCGGAGCGCATTGGCATGGTGGTCGGAATCATTCGCGATATTGCGGATCAGACCAATCTACTGGCCTTGAATGCCACCATCGAAGCGGCAAGGGCCGGGGAAATGGGCAAGGGGTTTGCTGTGGTTGCCTCTGAAGTGAAGGAGCTGGCGAGCCAAACCTCCAAAGCGACAGAAGAAATCTCCGCCCAGATTACGGCTGTTCAGACCCTTACGGAAAATGCCGTCAATGCGATTGGCAACATCACCAGTACAGTTGATGATATCAGCGGTGTGACCGCAACCATCGCATCCGCCGTTGAGGAACAGGAAGCCTCAACGCAGGAAATCGCAGGTTCTATTCAAAAGGTTTCCTTTGATACGCAGCATGCCATGAGCAATGCTCAAGAAGTGGCTTCAGTGATCGGTGAAACGGCGAAAGAAGCCCATAGCGTGGAATTGTCTTCAGATGAACTCAGCGTTGCTGCGGGTCAGCTTGCCAAGGAGGTCGAGCGATTCCTCAACGAAGTGCGCCAGGATGTTAAGGAGAGACGCAGCAGCCTCAGGGTCAAGATGAGTGAGGTTATCGCCGTGCAACGTTCAGGACGGAAGGTGAAGGCCAAGATTGTGGATGCAAGCGACATGGGATGCAAATTGGACATTGATCAGATTTTGGCGCCAAATGAAGTCATTCAGCTTGAACTGGCCACCGGTAAGTTGGTGTCAGCCCGGGTCATCTGGCAGGAAGGCGCGTTTGCTGGCCTGGAATTTTCCGAACGTGTGGAAGACTTGAGCCTGTTGAGGGCTGCATAG
- a CDS encoding thioredoxin family protein, with translation MKVVKILGSGCKKCNQTAEMIEQKAKELNIEINLEKVTDMGDILSYGVMSTPGVVIDEKVVHAGGLPTKDSISEWLL, from the coding sequence ATGAAAGTTGTAAAAATATTGGGTTCTGGCTGTAAAAAATGCAATCAAACCGCAGAGATGATCGAGCAAAAAGCAAAGGAGCTAAACATCGAAATCAATCTGGAAAAAGTAACCGACATGGGTGACATTTTATCATATGGTGTCATGTCAACACCCGGCGTTGTTATTGATGAAAAAGTGGTCCACGCTGGCGGCTTACCAACAAAAGACTCCATTTCGGAGTGGCTTTTGTAG
- a CDS encoding permease, translating to MLEIFTKLADLITYEALALDPSTKLGAAIHFFIEDVTKIFALLALVIFLIGFFRSMLTPERVRKIVSDKPRYVSYPMAVALGAITPFCSCSSVPLFIGFLEAGIPLGVTMAFLIASPMINEIAIIVLASTVGWKIAGLYVAAGLFVGIVGGLLIEYLKLEKWVEDYVWKIRMGEVPVQSIDKSVKARLNYAKEQVSEIVGRIWLYVLAGVAIGALLHGFVPQNFFSTYADASNPLAVPIAVLSGIPLYSNATGIIPVIDALMGKGVPLGTLLALMMSVAAISLPEMIILRKVLKPQLIASFTGILFVSFVAVGYLFNAII from the coding sequence ATGCTTGAAATATTCACCAAACTGGCTGATCTGATCACCTATGAAGCCCTTGCTTTGGACCCAAGCACAAAACTGGGTGCTGCAATTCATTTCTTCATAGAGGATGTAACGAAGATTTTCGCGTTGCTGGCATTGGTCATTTTTCTCATTGGCTTTTTCCGATCCATGCTGACGCCCGAACGTGTTAGGAAAATCGTTTCTGACAAACCGCGTTATGTATCATACCCAATGGCAGTCGCTTTAGGTGCCATAACACCCTTCTGCTCCTGCTCATCAGTCCCACTTTTCATCGGTTTTCTTGAGGCAGGTATTCCCCTCGGCGTCACAATGGCATTTCTAATCGCGTCCCCCATGATCAACGAAATCGCAATCATAGTCTTGGCATCCACTGTCGGCTGGAAAATTGCGGGCCTTTATGTCGCCGCCGGACTGTTCGTCGGAATCGTTGGCGGGCTGCTGATAGAATATTTGAAACTGGAAAAATGGGTCGAAGACTATGTTTGGAAAATCAGAATGGGAGAAGTGCCAGTTCAAAGCATCGATAAAAGCGTGAAGGCCAGATTAAACTACGCCAAAGAGCAGGTCAGCGAAATTGTTGGTCGAATTTGGCTTTATGTCTTAGCAGGCGTGGCAATTGGGGCCTTGCTTCACGGTTTTGTTCCGCAAAATTTCTTCTCCACATATGCGGATGCGTCTAACCCACTGGCCGTCCCGATCGCGGTTCTATCAGGCATTCCTCTCTATTCCAACGCCACAGGCATTATCCCTGTGATCGATGCGCTGATGGGAAAAGGCGTTCCTTTGGGAACTTTGTTGGCATTGATGATGTCAGTCGCGGCAATCTCGTTGCCCGAAATGATAATCCTCAGAAAAGTTTTAAAACCACAGTTGATCGCAAGCTTTACCGGAATCTTGTTCGTCTCTTTCGTGGCGGTTGGCTACCTCTTCAACGCCATCATCTAG
- the ureG gene encoding urease accessory protein UreG → MSNTLSTAQQQKDPIRIGIGGPVGVGKTTLTEKLCLALRDQYSIAVVTNDIYTKEDALALVRKQALSEDRIIGVETGGCPHTAIREDASINLAAIDTLRDRHPDLDIIFVESGGDNLAATFSPDLVDLTLYVISVCQGEDIPRKGGPAITRSDLLILNKMDLAPYVGANLQTMQEDAKKARGSKPFQFTDLQRGEGLNAVATFICKKSGLIDMADDSQDVA, encoded by the coding sequence ATGAGCAACACTCTTTCAACCGCTCAGCAGCAAAAAGACCCGATTCGCATTGGCATAGGTGGACCGGTTGGTGTTGGCAAAACCACTCTTACGGAAAAACTCTGCCTCGCCCTGCGCGATCAATATTCCATCGCAGTGGTCACCAATGACATCTACACCAAGGAAGACGCCTTGGCTTTGGTCCGCAAACAGGCTTTGTCGGAAGATCGAATCATCGGTGTCGAGACTGGTGGCTGCCCACACACAGCGATTCGCGAAGACGCTTCAATCAATCTTGCGGCCATCGACACTTTGCGCGACCGCCATCCAGATCTCGACATCATTTTCGTCGAATCAGGGGGCGACAATCTGGCCGCAACATTTTCACCCGATCTCGTCGATCTTACCCTCTATGTTATTTCCGTTTGCCAGGGTGAAGACATTCCGCGCAAAGGCGGCCCAGCCATAACGCGCTCGGATCTGCTGATTCTCAATAAGATGGATTTGGCACCTTATGTTGGCGCCAATCTTCAAACCATGCAGGAAGACGCGAAAAAAGCCCGCGGCAGCAAGCCGTTCCAGTTCACCGATCTGCAACGTGGAGAAGGTTTGAACGCCGTGGCGACCTTTATCTGCAAGAAGTCTGGTCTCATAGACATGGCGGACGATTCGCAGGATGTCGCATAA
- a CDS encoding urease accessory protein UreF, producing the protein MPIEVTSITAHRNQTTPPLPEGAALLRLLTWLSPAFPIGAFSYSHGLESAIASGSVHDQASMQDWLFNLVERGSGWSDSVLLAHAWRCDDDSLQALLSLNEFALALAPSAERLAEIHQLGDAFYKASKTWPTPLHTALEKALGNAGDTAFALPIIVGAIARAHAIPLEVILPAATHAFLSNLISVAIRLVPLGQSDGLALQAALEEPILATSERAATASLDDIGTACLLSDIAAMQHETLTTRIFRS; encoded by the coding sequence ATGCCCATTGAGGTGACATCCATCACGGCCCATAGGAACCAGACCACACCGCCTCTGCCTGAAGGAGCCGCTTTGCTGCGGCTCCTGACATGGTTGTCCCCGGCCTTCCCCATCGGTGCCTTCAGCTATAGCCATGGCCTTGAATCGGCCATCGCGTCAGGCAGCGTGCACGATCAGGCCAGCATGCAAGATTGGCTCTTCAATCTTGTTGAGCGGGGCAGTGGATGGAGTGATTCGGTGCTCCTTGCCCATGCTTGGCGCTGTGATGATGATTCGCTTCAAGCCCTTCTATCTTTAAATGAATTCGCGTTGGCTCTGGCCCCGAGCGCCGAACGATTGGCTGAAATTCATCAGCTCGGCGACGCCTTCTACAAGGCCAGCAAAACATGGCCGACGCCGCTCCACACTGCCCTTGAAAAAGCACTTGGTAACGCCGGTGATACGGCCTTTGCCCTGCCCATCATTGTCGGGGCAATTGCCCGGGCCCATGCCATTCCGCTCGAGGTGATTCTACCCGCTGCCACCCATGCTTTTCTGTCCAATCTGATTTCCGTCGCGATTCGCCTGGTACCCTTGGGCCAAAGTGATGGTCTTGCCCTGCAGGCCGCACTTGAAGAGCCGATTCTCGCAACCAGTGAGCGCGCAGCAACCGCCAGCCTTGATGACATTGGCACCGCGTGCCTCCTCTCCGACATCGCGGCCATGCAGCATGAAACCCTGACCACAAGGATCTTCCGATCATGA
- a CDS encoding urease accessory protein UreE gives MPIVEAKNVLPKGSWQDTPADTITLEEEDRFRRRILLTTDGGYDFLLSLPSAERLEHGDGLQLTDGRIIEVRAQPEPLYEVRPTAATDLVTLAWHLGNRHQPTQIFSDHLRIRQDAVIADMLIGLGGELRKVSAHFSPVSGAYKRDVGHNHHPDQEAAKEHAH, from the coding sequence ATGCCAATCGTAGAAGCCAAAAACGTGTTGCCCAAGGGCAGCTGGCAGGACACACCCGCCGACACCATCACACTGGAAGAAGAAGACCGCTTTCGCCGTCGCATTCTGCTCACCACCGATGGCGGTTATGACTTTCTTCTCTCTCTGCCTTCCGCCGAACGGCTGGAACATGGGGACGGATTGCAGCTGACCGACGGTCGTATCATTGAGGTACGGGCCCAGCCCGAACCGCTCTATGAAGTACGACCAACAGCCGCAACGGATCTGGTGACCCTCGCATGGCATCTGGGCAATCGGCATCAGCCAACCCAGATTTTCAGCGATCATCTGCGTATCCGACAGGACGCGGTCATCGCCGATATGCTGATCGGACTGGGCGGCGAATTGCGCAAGGTTTCAGCGCATTTCTCGCCAGTTTCAGGTGCCTATAAGCGCGACGTTGGTCACAACCACCATCCGGACCAAGAGGCCGCAAAAGAGCATGCCCATTGA
- the ureC gene encoding urease subunit alpha, with translation MAISLSRAAYADIFGPTTGDKVRLADTELFIEVEKDFTRYGEEVKFGGGKVIRDGMGQSQVARADGAVDTVITNALIVDHTGIYKADIGLKNGVIEAIGKAGNPDTQDGVTIIIGPGTEAIAGEGKILTAGGMDAHIHFICPQQIEEALMSGITTMLGGGTGPAHGTLATTCTPGPWHIARMIEASDAFPMNLAYAGKGNASHPKALEEMLLGGAAALKLHEDWGTTPAAIDNCLTVADAYDVQVMIHTDTLNESGFVESTVDAFKGRTIHAFHTEGAGGGHAPDIIKICGMENVIPSSTNPTRPYTANTVAEHLDMLMVCHHLDANIPEDVAFAESRIRKETIAAEDILHDMGAFSIISSDSQAMGRVGEVIIRTWQTADKMKKQRGPLTQETGDNDNERVKRYIAKYTINPAIAQGVSKHIGSIEPGKRADLVLWNPAFFGVKPDMILIGGTIAAAPMGDPNASIPTPQPVHYRPMFGAYGKALTNSSVTFVSQAAIEADLANKLGTAKTMLPVENTRSGISKASMKLNDATPHVEVDPETYEVRADGEVLTCKPADTVSMAQRYFLF, from the coding sequence ATGGCAATTTCTCTTTCCCGCGCAGCCTATGCCGACATATTCGGCCCGACCACTGGCGACAAGGTACGACTTGCGGACACTGAACTGTTCATCGAGGTCGAGAAGGATTTCACCCGCTATGGCGAAGAGGTCAAGTTTGGCGGTGGCAAAGTCATCCGCGACGGCATGGGCCAGTCTCAGGTCGCCCGCGCTGATGGCGCCGTCGATACGGTCATCACCAATGCACTGATCGTTGATCACACAGGCATTTACAAAGCCGACATTGGCCTGAAAAACGGCGTCATCGAAGCGATCGGCAAAGCTGGCAACCCTGACACCCAGGATGGCGTCACCATCATCATCGGCCCCGGCACCGAAGCCATTGCTGGCGAAGGCAAGATCCTGACAGCCGGTGGCATGGACGCCCATATTCACTTCATTTGCCCCCAGCAGATCGAGGAGGCACTGATGTCCGGCATCACTACGATGCTCGGAGGGGGTACAGGTCCAGCCCATGGCACTCTGGCGACGACCTGTACCCCTGGCCCTTGGCACATTGCACGGATGATCGAAGCGTCCGACGCCTTCCCGATGAATCTGGCCTATGCAGGCAAGGGCAATGCCTCCCACCCAAAAGCACTGGAAGAAATGCTGCTGGGCGGAGCGGCGGCTCTGAAACTGCACGAAGACTGGGGCACGACACCCGCAGCGATCGACAATTGCCTGACAGTTGCCGACGCCTATGATGTGCAAGTGATGATCCATACCGACACACTTAATGAATCAGGTTTTGTCGAAAGTACAGTGGATGCTTTCAAGGGCCGCACCATCCATGCCTTCCATACCGAAGGGGCCGGCGGCGGTCATGCGCCGGACATCATCAAGATCTGCGGCATGGAGAATGTGATCCCCTCCTCCACCAATCCGACCCGACCCTACACCGCCAACACGGTGGCCGAGCATCTCGACATGCTGATGGTCTGCCATCATCTGGATGCCAACATCCCAGAAGATGTCGCCTTTGCCGAAAGCCGAATCCGCAAGGAAACCATCGCTGCGGAAGACATCCTGCATGATATGGGAGCCTTCTCGATCATTTCTTCGGACAGTCAGGCCATGGGCCGTGTCGGCGAGGTGATCATCCGCACCTGGCAGACCGCTGACAAAATGAAAAAGCAACGTGGCCCTCTCACACAGGAAACCGGCGACAACGACAATGAGCGCGTCAAACGCTATATCGCCAAATACACCATCAACCCGGCCATCGCCCAAGGGGTCTCCAAGCATATTGGTTCTATCGAGCCTGGCAAACGCGCCGATCTGGTCCTGTGGAACCCGGCTTTCTTTGGCGTAAAACCGGACATGATACTGATTGGCGGCACCATTGCGGCCGCTCCGATGGGCGATCCGAATGCATCGATCCCGACACCGCAGCCGGTACATTATCGCCCGATGTTTGGTGCTTACGGCAAGGCCCTGACCAACAGCTCCGTCACGTTTGTCTCACAAGCAGCCATCGAAGCGGATCTTGCCAATAAGCTCGGCACAGCGAAGACCATGCTGCCGGTTGAAAATACCCGTTCGGGCATTTCCAAAGCCTCAATGAAACTGAATGATGCAACGCCGCATGTCGAGGTGGATCCTGAAACCTATGAAGTTCGCGCGGATGGAGAAGTCCTCACCTGTAAACCGGCTGACACAGTTTCGATGGCACAACGCTACTTCCTGTTCTAA
- a CDS encoding urease subunit beta, translating into MIPGEIITAAGDIELNKGLEVIELSVSNTGDRPVQVGSHYHFYETNPALSFDRETARGMRLDIASGTAVRFEPGQTRMVNLIPLSGKREVYGFRGDIGGAL; encoded by the coding sequence ATGATTCCAGGTGAAATCATCACCGCAGCCGGTGACATTGAACTCAACAAAGGCCTTGAGGTCATCGAATTGTCCGTCTCCAACACCGGCGACCGTCCGGTGCAGGTCGGCTCCCACTATCATTTCTATGAGACCAACCCGGCCCTGTCCTTTGATCGCGAAACCGCACGCGGCATGCGGCTCGACATTGCATCGGGCACCGCCGTGCGCTTCGAGCCCGGCCAGACACGGATGGTCAACCTCATTCCCCTTTCCGGCAAACGCGAAGTCTATGGCTTTCGTGGCGACATCGGAGGCGCACTCTAA
- a CDS encoding urease subunit gamma, translating to MNLTPREKDKLLIAMAAMVARRRLERGVRLNHPEAIALISDFIVEGARDGRTVADLMEAGAHILTRDQVMEGIPEMIHDIQVEATFPDGVKLVTVHEPIR from the coding sequence ATGAACTTGACCCCGAGGGAGAAAGACAAACTTCTCATCGCCATGGCAGCGATGGTGGCCCGCCGCCGTCTCGAACGTGGCGTGCGCCTCAACCATCCCGAAGCCATTGCCCTGATCAGCGACTTCATCGTCGAAGGGGCCCGCGATGGCCGCACCGTGGCCGATTTGATGGAAGCCGGAGCTCATATCCTCACCCGCGATCAGGTGATGGAAGGCATCCCCGAAATGATCCATGACATTCAGGTCGAAGCAACCTTCCCTGACGGGGTGAAGCTCGTCACTGTCCACGAACCGATCCGATAG
- a CDS encoding urease accessory protein UreD: MNAALFPLSAEHTSPLSASSSRAERAVGEGRISLKLGAEGVTKLDRLYQQGSAKIRLPRIYGSNAIEAVLINSSGGLTGGDRLSWDIKAAGGTQGVATTQACEKIYKSAEGPAELTTTISVADGARFDWLPQESILFDRARLNRQMHVELTGSARFLGLEAVLLGRLAMGEQVHDISFTDRWTIRRDNRLIHADALSFQGDVTAFGKSPATLFGHQAFANLCYCGPEDSDHLDLIVKDARALAASFADCHIGLSAMAGKIILRMTAPDGLQLRAALTPLIALFRSGAPLPRVWTT, translated from the coding sequence ATGAATGCAGCCCTTTTCCCCCTCAGCGCCGAGCACACATCCCCCCTCTCCGCCTCCTCCTCCCGGGCGGAACGGGCCGTTGGTGAAGGCCGTATAAGCCTCAAGCTCGGCGCTGAGGGCGTGACAAAACTTGATCGCCTCTATCAGCAAGGCAGTGCCAAGATTCGCTTGCCCCGGATCTATGGCTCGAACGCAATCGAAGCGGTACTGATCAACAGCTCCGGCGGCCTGACCGGAGGCGACCGCCTCAGTTGGGACATCAAGGCAGCAGGCGGCACGCAGGGTGTTGCAACGACGCAGGCTTGCGAGAAAATCTACAAATCCGCTGAAGGCCCCGCCGAGCTCACCACAACCATCTCTGTGGCCGACGGCGCCCGCTTTGACTGGTTGCCGCAAGAAAGCATCCTGTTTGACCGCGCCCGGTTGAACCGCCAAATGCATGTTGAGCTGACTGGCTCGGCTCGATTTCTGGGCCTTGAAGCCGTGCTGCTGGGGCGCTTGGCCATGGGCGAGCAAGTCCATGACATCAGTTTTACGGACCGTTGGACAATCCGCCGCGACAATCGGCTGATCCATGCGGATGCCCTCTCGTTCCAGGGCGATGTCACTGCCTTTGGCAAATCTCCAGCCACCTTGTTTGGCCATCAGGCCTTCGCCAATCTTTGCTATTGCGGCCCGGAAGACAGCGACCATCTCGACCTCATCGTCAAAGACGCCCGCGCCTTGGCTGCATCTTTTGCTGATTGCCATATCGGCCTGTCCGCAATGGCGGGAAAAATCATTTTGCGCATGACCGCGCCCGACGGACTTCAGCTTCGCGCCGCGCTCACTCCGCTCATCGCCCTGTTTCGGTCCGGAGCCCCCCTTCCGCGCGTCTGGACCACCTGA
- a CDS encoding M48 family metalloprotease has translation MQSIDPDDLKSADQVRRMILSGGSLGSLIGFALIGAVSSLFLLVTFLHGLDAFRAIGRLGPEIYLVFTQQPQTIPIWLAGAPERLESLRGTLSSDPLAWGILLMLAIVLMVGHYRRYQRPQGQSLLTIPAATDVATHLLSVFGSFRDIAIPLAGKGMVSNDFFSLRGVFYAPKGQVSRIIKGKPSENQQRVLRFFMAHEYAHAVARDNLANSVFQVAIRGYVVAFLVFAFPLVGSMSVFLAHSPGAGYGTLVLAALFTIVIVLCVIGCFYGMLISYLKAREFFADRAAFALYPDLQPYGSGGAERPDLLSAFNADISRYERALHKEGFSLHARNMLVFFWGFAISVRTLYLLVVPTSLMLYVFLFDAVALVSLGFLYVSMPKRPPNKALRPMLPWLVSFITILALFFSGPGLLGVLKMVQPQLISDLFGQVLGLPLLVLTLVFLVVMLVYGVRRLIARRSVGARGKGRVLARLTMHAVMLPGLALDGLILCLFASLVFGISHYFLSLTFVGRSLVLNCLMSGQALVLICVAYWQYRGLFARFVWVYGGVAVIGASVFAFGCVIGTGLYRGVGLFVGPSQYDWQAWAGSWAEQLQAQSWTFTLSVGVLSAILYLMLRLVAFWARGRLIVIEKELARVRYL, from the coding sequence ATGCAATCAATTGATCCTGACGACCTCAAATCTGCCGATCAGGTTCGGCGCATGATCTTGTCGGGTGGCAGTTTGGGCAGTCTGATTGGCTTTGCCTTGATTGGGGCTGTTTCTTCGCTCTTTTTGCTCGTTACCTTTTTGCACGGCTTGGACGCCTTTAGAGCAATTGGGCGACTCGGGCCGGAAATATATCTCGTATTTACCCAGCAGCCGCAGACGATTCCCATTTGGCTGGCGGGCGCTCCTGAGCGATTGGAGAGTCTGCGTGGTACGCTTTCGTCCGATCCGTTGGCATGGGGGATCTTGTTGATGTTGGCGATTGTGTTGATGGTGGGGCATTATCGGCGCTATCAAAGGCCGCAAGGACAATCGTTGCTGACCATTCCGGCCGCGACTGATGTGGCAACACATTTGCTTTCAGTGTTTGGTTCCTTCCGCGATATTGCCATTCCGCTTGCTGGAAAAGGTATGGTCAGCAATGACTTCTTTTCGCTACGAGGGGTTTTCTATGCCCCCAAAGGGCAGGTCTCACGCATCATCAAAGGCAAGCCGTCGGAGAATCAGCAAAGGGTTCTACGTTTCTTCATGGCCCACGAATATGCCCACGCGGTCGCTAGGGACAATCTGGCCAATTCGGTCTTTCAGGTGGCGATCCGCGGCTATGTCGTTGCCTTCCTAGTCTTTGCCTTCCCCCTGGTTGGTTCCATGTCCGTGTTTTTGGCGCACTCACCGGGGGCTGGTTATGGCACATTGGTGTTGGCTGCTCTTTTCACGATTGTTATCGTCCTTTGTGTGATTGGTTGTTTCTACGGGATGCTGATCTCTTATTTGAAGGCGCGAGAATTCTTCGCTGATCGCGCTGCTTTTGCTCTTTATCCCGATCTACAGCCCTATGGCAGCGGTGGGGCTGAGCGTCCCGATCTTTTGAGTGCCTTCAATGCTGACATTTCTCGCTATGAGCGGGCTCTGCACAAGGAGGGCTTCAGCCTCCATGCTCGAAATATGCTGGTCTTCTTCTGGGGCTTTGCGATCAGCGTGCGAACGCTCTACTTGCTGGTCGTGCCGACGTCATTGATGCTCTATGTTTTTCTGTTTGATGCGGTGGCTCTTGTTTCTTTGGGTTTTCTTTATGTTTCTATGCCCAAGCGGCCCCCAAATAAGGCGTTGCGACCCATGCTGCCGTGGCTGGTGTCTTTCATCACCATATTGGCACTGTTTTTTTCCGGGCCGGGCTTGCTGGGTGTGTTGAAGATGGTGCAACCCCAATTGATTTCTGACTTGTTCGGCCAAGTGCTGGGATTGCCCTTGCTGGTGCTGACTCTGGTCTTTCTGGTCGTGATGCTGGTATATGGGGTTCGCAGGCTGATCGCACGGCGGTCTGTGGGGGCGCGAGGCAAAGGAAGAGTTCTGGCGCGTCTTACTATGCATGCGGTGATGCTGCCGGGGTTGGCACTTGATGGCCTCATTCTTTGCCTCTTCGCCAGCCTTGTTTTTGGTATTTCACATTATTTTCTGAGCCTGACCTTTGTTGGTCGCAGCCTTGTGCTCAATTGCTTGATGTCCGGGCAGGCTCTGGTCTTGATATGTGTGGCCTATTGGCAATATCGCGGTCTTTTTGCGCGATTTGTTTGGGTCTATGGGGGCGTCGCTGTGATTGGGGCCTCGGTCTTTGCATTTGGATGCGTGATTGGGACCGGTTTGTATCGCGGAGTCGGTCTTTTTGTCGGTCCCAGCCAATATGACTGGCAGGCTTGGGCGGGCAGCTGGGCTGAGCAATTGCAGGCGCAAAGCTGGACTTTCACCTTGTCAGTTGGTGTTTTATCGGCAATTCTCTACCTGATGTTGCGTTTGGTTGCCTTTTGGGCGCGGGGCCGACTGATTGTCATTGAGAAAGAATTGGCGAGGGTACGATATCTATGA